Proteins co-encoded in one Pleurodeles waltl isolate 20211129_DDA chromosome 2_2, aPleWal1.hap1.20221129, whole genome shotgun sequence genomic window:
- the LOC138275447 gene encoding protein LDOC1-like, which yields MENPVMSTEPTSQTLLLTIHQQAQELQQLRTENTAFRQALASRATDVPTVSATTPRFSGDPNKLQEFLDALTVYFAFRPSQFMQDKTKIGYLISALSGQALAWATPLVTGNDPNLSNY from the coding sequence atggagaatcccgtgatgagtacagaaccaacaagtcaAACCTTGCTCCTGACGATCCaccaacaggcccaagaactccaacagctacgtaccgaaaatacggctttccgacaagccttagcctctagagccacagatgttcctactgtctctgcaaccacacctcgcttctctggggacCCTAACAAATTGCaagagttcctggatgccttgacagtctacttcgcattccgtccttcacagttcatgcaagacaagaccaagattGGATATTTGATCAGTGCTCTCTCTGGGcaagccttggcctgggcaacccctttggtgacaGGCAACGACCCCAACCTGTCTAATTATTGA